A region of the Trueperaceae bacterium genome:
CAGGTTCCGCTGCACGCCTGCGCTCTCGCCGAGCCCAACGCGCAGGCGGGTCAGCTCCGCGCCGGCATCGCTCCCGATGACCGGCGCAACGGCGAGCACCCCGGGCGACTGCGTCCGGGCCACGGTCACGGCCTCCTGGTAGCGCTCCAGCTCGAGCTCCAGCTGCCTGGATGCCTCCTCCTCCTCGGCGAGGCGCTCGGCCAACTCGGACACGAGCGCGCGCAGGTCGCGCCTGTCGAACGCGCTCTCCAGCGCGAGCCTGACGTTCGTTCCCGCGCGGTGGAGCAGCTCGTGCGGCAGGGCGACCGCGGCCGTCACGTCCGCGGGCACCGTGCCGACGAACGCCGTGAACAGCACGGTGAAGAGCCCGAGGGCGACGAACAGGTACCAGGCGCGCAGGAGGCTAGACAAGCTCGACCCCCAGCCGCCTCGCGGCCAGCAC
Encoded here:
- a CDS encoding rod shape-determining protein MreC; protein product: MSSLLRAWYLFVALGLFTVLFTAFVGTVPADVTAAVALPHELLHRAGTNVRLALESAFDRRDLRALVSELAERLAEEEEASRQLELELERYQEAVTVARTQSPGVLAVAPVIGSDAGAELTRLRVGLGESAGVQRNLPVTVSEGLVGIVTDVASGSSIVRTVVDPQSRVGVTVRGKGGQGVAVGEVGGLVRVSRFMLDQPIVVGDVVETSSFGGLFPAGIRVGVVIEVEPVDPNDLRRTFIVRPSVELGTLQQVVLLAPQ